One region of Miscanthus floridulus cultivar M001 chromosome 19, ASM1932011v1, whole genome shotgun sequence genomic DNA includes:
- the LOC136527690 gene encoding RCC1 domain-containing protein RUG3, mitochondrial-like isoform X2: protein MPLAPTAAGNQPSTGALAGWGTGRRPTTGQGLDLPSSSMDPLLKVLNCCRRGALLVASVVMAPDLEEDFQVVLQAARSRMRVDDLSSELHWRSRLPVDIAAGGLHSTALTIEGECNAWGRGEHGRLGLEMIRAVVWCS, encoded by the exons ATGCCGCTCGCCCCAACAGCAGCCGGCAACCAG CCATCGACGGGGGCGCTCGCTGGTTGGGGGACCGGCCGGAGGCCCACCACCGGTCAGGGACTGGATCTCCCTTCGTCATCCATGGATCCACTACTGAAGGTCCTCAACTGCTGTCGTCGGGGCGCGCTGCTAGTGGCGAGTGTAGTTATGGCACCGGATCTAGAAGAGGATTTTCAAGTTGTGCTGCAGGCGGCGAGGTCCAGGATGAGAGTCGATGACCTCTCCAGTGAGCTGCATTGGAGGAGCAGGTTGCCG GTTGACATTGCTGCTGGAGGCTTGCATTCAACTGCACTAACTATAGAGGGAGAG TGTAATGCTTGGGGGAGAGGAGAGCACGGGAGGCTTGGATTGGAGATGATAAGAGCAGTCGTATGGTGCTCCTAA
- the LOC136527690 gene encoding uncharacterized protein isoform X3, translating into MPLAPTAAGNQPSTGALAGWGTGRRPTTGQGLDLPSSSMDPLLKVLNCCRRGALLVASVVMAPDLEEDFQVVLQAARSRMRVDDLSSELHWRSRLPVDIAAGGLHSTALTIEGEDLLLFWSLSVMLGGEESTGGLDWR; encoded by the exons ATGCCGCTCGCCCCAACAGCAGCCGGCAACCAG CCATCGACGGGGGCGCTCGCTGGTTGGGGGACCGGCCGGAGGCCCACCACCGGTCAGGGACTGGATCTCCCTTCGTCATCCATGGATCCACTACTGAAGGTCCTCAACTGCTGTCGTCGGGGCGCGCTGCTAGTGGCGAGTGTAGTTATGGCACCGGATCTAGAAGAGGATTTTCAAGTTGTGCTGCAGGCGGCGAGGTCCAGGATGAGAGTCGATGACCTCTCCAGTGAGCTGCATTGGAGGAGCAGGTTGCCG GTTGACATTGCTGCTGGAGGCTTGCATTCAACTGCACTAACTATAGAGGGAGAG GATTTGTTGCTGTTTTGGTCTCTAAGTGTAATGCTTGGGGGAGAGGAGAGCACGGGAGGCTTGGATTGGAGATGA
- the LOC136527690 gene encoding uncharacterized protein isoform X1 — MPLAPTAAGNQPSTGALAGWGTGRRPTTGQGLDLPSSSMDPLLKVLNCCRRGALLVASVVMAPDLEEDFQVVLQAARSRMRVDDLSSELHWRSRLPVDIAAGGLHSTALTIEGEQVLRRLLQQAGLQLLFFVVENKQQQLL, encoded by the exons ATGCCGCTCGCCCCAACAGCAGCCGGCAACCAG CCATCGACGGGGGCGCTCGCTGGTTGGGGGACCGGCCGGAGGCCCACCACCGGTCAGGGACTGGATCTCCCTTCGTCATCCATGGATCCACTACTGAAGGTCCTCAACTGCTGTCGTCGGGGCGCGCTGCTAGTGGCGAGTGTAGTTATGGCACCGGATCTAGAAGAGGATTTTCAAGTTGTGCTGCAGGCGGCGAGGTCCAGGATGAGAGTCGATGACCTCTCCAGTGAGCTGCATTGGAGGAGCAGGTTGCCG GTTGACATTGCTGCTGGAGGCTTGCATTCAACTGCACTAACTATAGAGGGAGAG CAAGTGTTGCGGCGGCTGCTGCAGCAAGCCGGCCTACAACTACTATTCTTTGTAGTCGAAAATAAGCAGCAGCAACTGTTGTAG